A single Nicotiana tabacum cultivar K326 chromosome 5, ASM71507v2, whole genome shotgun sequence DNA region contains:
- the LOC107821626 gene encoding uncharacterized protein LOC107821626 — translation MEVPVLARCTNTPTTSFMGCKVSQFDFPIRRKLNKRNYKAKFSVLRVKAMAERSSSGEASVDARERESGGYTGTTMEVTTFNQSFSDTQLPVWEKIGAVVRLSYGIGIYGAMALAGKFICSMTGIDCTGGFSPSLDAIVEGLGYAAPPIMALLFILDDEVVKLSPHARAIRDVEDEELRNFFYGMSPWQFILIVAASSVGEELFYRAAVQGALADIFLRGSDFVTDARGMASLTGVLPPYVPFAQAFAAVITAALTGSLYYMAASPKDPTYVVAPVLKSHSGREDLKKLFAAWYERRQIKKIYSPLLEAMLALYLGFEWIQTNNILAPIITHGIYSAVILGHGLWKIHDHRRRLHQRIQTLKQEGNNSRNL, via the exons ATGGAGGTACCGGTGCTAGCTCGGTGTACGAATACTCCGACGACGTCGTTTATGGGATGTAAAGTGAGTCAATTTGATTTTCCGATTAGGAGAAAGCTAAATAAGAGGAATTATAAGGCGAAGTTTTCAGTGTTAAGAGTTAAAGCTATGGCGGAGAGGTCGAGTAGTGGTGAGGCATCAGTGGATGCTAGAGAGAGAGAAAGTGGAGGTTACACGGGAACTACTATGGAGGTAACAACATTTAATCAGAGCTTTAGTGATACGCAATTGCCTGTTTGGGAGAAGATTGGTGCTGTCGTCAGACTCAGTTATGGAATCG GCATATACGGAGCAATGGCTTTAGCAGGAAAGTTTATATGCTCAATGACAGGAATTGACTGCACAGGAGGGTTCAGTCCATCATTAGATGCCATTGTTGAAGGACTAGGATATGCAGCTCCCCCGATTATGgctcttctatttatactagaT GATGAAGTTGTGAAGCTATCACCTCATGCTCGAGCTATTAGGGATGTTGAGGATGAAGAGCTGCGGAATTTCTTTTATGGAATGTCACCTTGGCAG TTCATTCTGATTGTGGCTGCTAGCTCTGTTGGAGAGGAACTTTTCTACCGTGCTGCTGTCCAG GGAGCTTTAGCTGACATTTTCTTAAGGGGCAGTGATTTTGTGACTGATGCTAGAGGAATGGCGTCATTG ACTGGTGTTTTGCCACCTTATGTCCCGTTTGCTCAAGCATTTGCAGCTGTAATTACAGCAGCTCTCACTGGTTCTTTATATTATATGGCAGCCTCTCCAAAAG ATCCTACCTATGTTGTTGCACCCGTGTTGAAGTCGCATTCAGGCCGTGAAGATCTAAAAAAACTCTTTGCAG CTTGGTACGAGAGGCGACAGATAAAGAAGATATACTCTCCGTTACTAGAAGCCATGTTAGCGCTTTACCTTGGGTTTGAATGGATACAG ACAAACAATATTCTTGCACCTATAATCACACATGGGATATACTCTGCTGTTATTCTGGGACATGGACTTTGGAAAATCCACGATCATCGGAGAAGACTACATCAGAGAATCCAAACACTTAAACAAGAaggtaataattcaagaaacttGTAA
- the LOC107821627 gene encoding uncharacterized protein LOC107821627 encodes MNPLDSIVVKRIEEKEKVKKKNIIRQKTVSICCKGKGQFVPMKVEIQETSSKNSLLDRLTSLETRLFQLCLEIEAAKTSCSSNIQTPFTESSRNDTKKQTDWNSYPTFDYPKPPCKSQSQLSLNECESSQNKSHKVAQDLEQSSNMKKELHFERSKSTKDGKTSKNGKKNLKASWPHLRILGC; translated from the exons ATGAATCCCTTAGATTCTATTGTT GTGAAACGtattgaagaaaaagagaaggtgaaaaagaagaatataatTAGACAAAAAACAGTATCAATATGCTGTAAAGGAAAGGGGcaatttgtgccaatgaaagtgGAAATTCAAGAAACTTCATCCAAAAATTCACTCTTGGATCGTCTAACTTCTCTCGAGACTCGGCTATTTCAG CTATGCCTGGAAATTGAAGCTGCAAAAACATCATGCTCTTCCAATATACAGACTCCATTTACAGAAAGCTCCAGAAATGATACCAAGAAACAAACAGATTGGAATTCTTATCCAACTTTTGATTATCCAAAACCTCCCTGCAAATCACAATCTCAACTCTCCCTCAACGAGTGTGAATCCTCACAG aacAAATCTCATAAGGTGGCACAAGATTTGGAGCAATCATCTAACATGAAGAAGGAGTTGCATTTTGAGAGAAGCAAAAGTACTAAGGATGGAAAAACAAGTAAAAATGGGAAGAAAAACTTAAAAGCAAGTTGGCCACATTTGAGGATCTTAGGTTGCTAA